A region of Ferruginibacter albus DNA encodes the following proteins:
- a CDS encoding ligand-gated ion channel produces the protein MKNRLAILVVLFVALLSQSVAAENTIDTVYTGIYVTSIHDIDFKQQEYAMDLWLWLQYKNKDFDFEKNLEIPQAKSFTKSYSTTDTSGGQVFLLMKIQCVMKDSWKINNFPFDQQNLRFFIENAEFDSRQLVFAADTAGQHFDPKFTLKDWDIDSFKINIGTKAYETDFGDATLSTPHSEYSSFKVKIELKRDAMGLFWKIFLGMYVAFLISYICFYIHADHIDSRFGLSVGALFAVIGNKYIIDSSLPDTTTFTLVDTLHGLTLFFIFATVTCSVFSLQMAKKNKIKEANRFDKVMAIVFLVTYIALNAYFIYNAHLSA, from the coding sequence ATGAAAAATCGATTGGCAATATTGGTCGTTTTATTTGTTGCATTGCTTTCGCAATCAGTAGCAGCTGAAAATACAATCGATACAGTTTATACGGGGATTTATGTTACCAGCATTCATGACATAGATTTTAAACAACAGGAATATGCAATGGATCTGTGGTTGTGGCTACAGTATAAAAACAAAGATTTTGATTTTGAAAAAAACCTGGAGATACCACAAGCAAAAAGCTTTACCAAATCTTATTCTACAACTGACACCTCCGGCGGGCAGGTATTTCTTTTAATGAAGATACAGTGTGTGATGAAAGACTCATGGAAGATCAATAACTTTCCTTTTGATCAGCAAAACCTTCGTTTTTTTATCGAAAATGCAGAGTTTGACTCAAGGCAACTTGTATTTGCTGCCGATACTGCCGGACAGCATTTTGATCCTAAGTTTACACTAAAAGACTGGGATATTGACAGCTTTAAAATAAACATTGGCACAAAAGCTTATGAAACTGATTTTGGTGATGCTACCTTATCAACTCCTCATTCGGAATATAGTAGCTTTAAAGTCAAGATCGAATTAAAACGTGATGCGATGGGATTATTCTGGAAAATATTTCTAGGCATGTACGTAGCATTCCTCATCTCTTACATCTGCTTTTATATTCATGCTGATCATATCGACTCCCGTTTTGGACTAAGCGTAGGTGCCTTATTTGCAGTTATTGGTAATAAATATATTATTGATTCATCTCTACCAGATACTACTACATTTACACTGGTGGATACTTTACATGGCTTGACCTTGTTCTTTATTTTTGCTACAGTTACCTGCTCCGTATTTTCATTACAAATGGCAAAGAAGAATAAGATCAAAGAGGCAAATCGATTTGATAAGGTAATGGCAATCGTATTTCTAGTCACTTATATTGCGCTGAATGCTTACTTTATTTACAATGCGCATTTGTCAGCATAA
- the hisG gene encoding ATP phosphoribosyltransferase, whose amino-acid sequence MLKIAIQKSGRLYEDSIKLLKECGIELNNGNKQLKAVAFNFPIEVYFLRDDDIPQYVYDNVADIGIVGENVLLEKAKDIDLVYRLGFGKCRLSIAVPKSIEYNSVKDLDGLKIATSYSVLLQKYLADNKVNAEVHEISGSVEIAPSIGLADAICDLVSSGSTLFTNGLKEVEVILKSEAVLTANKNLSAEKKAILEKLLLRINSVKTAKNNKYIMLNAPNKQLKNIFSLLPGMKSPTVVPLAEEGWSSVQSVVNENDFWEVIEKLKQFDAEGIIVMPIEKMIV is encoded by the coding sequence ATGCTGAAAATTGCAATTCAAAAATCAGGAAGACTGTACGAAGATTCCATCAAGCTTTTAAAAGAATGTGGAATTGAGTTGAACAATGGCAACAAACAATTAAAAGCGGTTGCCTTTAATTTTCCTATAGAAGTTTATTTTTTGCGTGATGATGATATTCCGCAATACGTTTATGATAATGTGGCAGATATAGGAATTGTTGGTGAAAATGTTTTACTTGAAAAAGCGAAGGATATTGATTTGGTTTATCGCTTAGGATTTGGAAAGTGTCGCTTAAGTATTGCTGTTCCAAAATCTATTGAGTATAATTCTGTAAAAGACCTGGATGGATTGAAGATCGCTACAAGTTATTCCGTGTTGTTGCAAAAATATTTAGCCGATAATAAAGTAAATGCGGAAGTGCATGAGATCAGTGGATCTGTAGAAATAGCGCCAAGCATTGGTTTGGCAGATGCCATTTGTGATTTAGTTAGTAGCGGCAGCACTCTTTTCACCAATGGGTTGAAAGAAGTAGAAGTTATTTTAAAATCAGAAGCCGTATTAACTGCTAATAAAAATTTATCTGCAGAAAAGAAAGCAATACTGGAAAAATTATTGTTACGTATTAACTCTGTTAAAACGGCAAAGAATAATAAGTACATTATGTTGAACGCGCCGAACAAACAATTGAAAAATATTTTTTCGTTGTTGCCCGGCATGAAAAGCCCGACTGTAGTGCCTTTGGCAGAAGAAGGCTGGAGCAGTGTGCAAAGCGTAGTGAATGAAAATGATTTTTGGGAAGTAATTGAAAAACTAAAACAATTTGATGCGGAAGGTATTATTGTAATGCCGATTGAAAAAATGATAGTCTAA
- the hisH gene encoding imidazole glycerol phosphate synthase subunit HisH, giving the protein MSIAIIKYNAGNVQSVLYALQRLGVNAIVTDNADEIIKADKVIFPGVGHANAAMQYLKERELDRLIVSLKQPVLGICLGLQLLCNHSEEGDTRCLGIFDTVVKLFPSKDVKVPQIGWNNIYDYKSPLFANLPNDAYVYFVHSYYAALCKETVATTNYVLPYSSALQKDNFYAVQFHPEKSGTIGETILKNFINIK; this is encoded by the coding sequence GTGAGTATCGCAATTATAAAATACAATGCAGGCAATGTGCAAAGCGTGTTATACGCTTTGCAACGGTTAGGTGTAAACGCAATTGTGACAGACAATGCTGATGAAATAATAAAAGCAGATAAAGTTATCTTTCCCGGTGTTGGACATGCGAATGCGGCTATGCAATATTTAAAAGAGCGTGAGTTAGATAGACTCATTGTTTCGTTAAAGCAGCCGGTGTTGGGTATTTGCCTCGGATTACAATTATTATGCAATCATTCCGAAGAAGGAGATACGAGATGTTTAGGAATATTTGACACTGTCGTAAAATTGTTTCCTTCAAAGGACGTTAAAGTGCCACAGATCGGATGGAATAATATCTATGATTACAAATCGCCATTGTTTGCAAACTTGCCCAATGATGCGTATGTTTATTTTGTTCATAGCTATTATGCAGCACTGTGTAAGGAAACTGTAGCGACAACTAATTATGTTTTGCCCTACAGTTCTGCATTGCAGAAAGATAATTTCTATGCGGTACAATTCCATCCTGAAAAATCAGGAACGATTGGCGAAACAATTTTAAAGAATTTTATAAATATTAAATAG
- the hisC gene encoding histidinol-phosphate transaminase encodes MKFELENLIRDNIKKLKPYSSARHEFTGEASVFLDANENAYGSPLVDAFNRYPDPLQWQLKFQLAKIKGVPAENIFIGNGSDEVIDLAYRIFCNPAKDNVIVCPPTYGMYEVSANINDVAIKKVNLLPNFQLDVEGILNAVDENTKLLFVCSPNNPTGNNMNRSDVELLLNNFPGIIIIDEAYINYSSQKSFIQELTEYSNLIVMQTLSKAWGLAALRLGLAYASLDIIDVFNKVKPPYNVNKASQMLALDALVNTGVVNDWIKEVVAEREDLAKELLNFSFVQTIYPSDANFFLMKVDDADKLYDYLAGNGVIVRNRSKEIMCENCLRITIGTPEENKQLLNLLNKYE; translated from the coding sequence ATGAAATTTGAATTGGAAAATTTAATAAGAGATAATATAAAAAAGCTGAAGCCTTATTCATCGGCAAGACACGAGTTTACCGGTGAGGCTTCTGTTTTTTTGGATGCGAATGAAAATGCTTACGGCTCACCGCTAGTAGATGCATTTAATCGTTATCCTGATCCATTGCAATGGCAGTTGAAATTTCAGTTGGCTAAGATAAAGGGTGTTCCTGCTGAAAATATTTTTATTGGTAACGGGAGTGATGAAGTAATTGACCTTGCATATCGTATTTTTTGCAACCCTGCAAAGGATAATGTGATCGTTTGTCCGCCTACATATGGAATGTATGAAGTAAGCGCTAATATTAATGATGTAGCCATTAAAAAAGTAAATCTATTGCCCAATTTTCAGTTAGATGTAGAAGGTATTTTAAATGCAGTAGATGAAAATACAAAACTTCTTTTTGTGTGTTCTCCTAATAATCCCACAGGAAATAATATGAATAGAAGTGATGTAGAACTACTGTTAAATAATTTTCCGGGTATCATTATCATTGATGAAGCATACATTAACTATTCGTCGCAAAAATCTTTTATACAGGAGCTGACAGAATACTCTAATTTAATTGTAATGCAAACTTTATCGAAAGCCTGGGGATTAGCGGCTTTACGATTGGGACTTGCTTACGCATCGTTGGATATAATAGATGTGTTTAATAAAGTAAAGCCGCCGTATAATGTGAACAAAGCTTCGCAGATGCTGGCATTGGATGCTTTAGTAAATACTGGAGTGGTGAACGATTGGATCAAAGAAGTTGTAGCAGAGAGAGAAGATCTTGCAAAAGAATTATTAAACTTCTCTTTTGTACAAACTATTTATCCAAGCGATGCTAATTTCTTTTTAATGAAAGTAGATGATGCCGATAAGTTATATGATTACCTGGCAGGCAATGGTGTTATCGTTCGTAACAGAAGTAAAGAAATAATGTGTGAAAATTGTTTGCGCATCACCATCGGCACGCCGGAAGAAAACAAACAATTACTAAACTTATTGAATAAATATGAGTAA
- a CDS encoding sulfite exporter TauE/SafE family protein gives MDIQTVLTIILVGLAAGMLSGFVGVGGGLIIVPALVLFLGFSQHNAQGTSLGLLLLPAGILAVLQYYRHGDIDFKVVGLLAIGFVAGGYYGSKLALSLPQDTIKKIFAVFMILVAIKMLFIDKKISEKANQKNEQQLKK, from the coding sequence ATGGATATACAAACTGTACTGACAATAATTCTTGTTGGCTTAGCTGCGGGAATGTTAAGCGGCTTTGTAGGTGTGGGAGGAGGATTGATCATTGTGCCTGCATTAGTTTTATTCTTAGGCTTTTCTCAACACAATGCGCAGGGAACATCCCTGGGGCTACTTTTATTACCTGCCGGCATTTTAGCTGTACTGCAATATTACCGGCATGGCGATATTGACTTTAAGGTTGTTGGCTTATTAGCAATAGGTTTTGTAGCTGGTGGTTATTATGGAAGTAAGCTGGCATTGAGCCTTCCCCAGGATACGATAAAAAAAATATTTGCCGTGTTCATGATCCTGGTAGCTATTAAAATGTTATTCATCGATAAAAAGATATCAGAAAAGGCAAATCAAAAAAATGAACAACAACTGAAAAAATAA
- the hisIE gene encoding bifunctional phosphoribosyl-AMP cyclohydrolase/phosphoribosyl-ATP diphosphatase HisIE: MKIDFAKYTDGLVPAIVQDAVTNKVLMLGFMNEEALTKTKELNKVTFFSRSKNRLWTKGEESGNFLLLKDIKVDCDNDTLLIKAEPVGPVCHTGADTCWDEKNVSNDFLSQLENIISDRKNNPTEKSYTASLFAKGINKLAQKVGEEAVELVIEAKDNNDELFKNEAADLLFHYLILLQAKGFKLEDIIAILKERHK; encoded by the coding sequence ATGAAAATAGATTTTGCAAAATATACCGATGGTTTGGTTCCTGCAATTGTGCAGGATGCCGTTACTAATAAAGTATTAATGCTGGGCTTCATGAATGAAGAAGCTTTGACAAAGACCAAAGAATTGAACAAGGTAACTTTCTTTAGTCGCAGTAAAAACCGTTTGTGGACAAAAGGTGAAGAGAGTGGGAATTTTTTATTGTTGAAAGACATTAAAGTGGATTGTGATAATGATACCTTATTAATAAAAGCTGAACCTGTTGGACCTGTTTGTCATACCGGCGCTGATACCTGCTGGGATGAAAAAAATGTTTCCAATGATTTCTTATCTCAATTAGAAAATATTATCAGCGATAGAAAAAATAATCCGACAGAAAAATCATACACTGCATCATTATTTGCAAAAGGAATTAATAAGTTGGCGCAAAAAGTAGGAGAAGAAGCAGTAGAGTTAGTAATTGAAGCAAAGGATAATAACGATGAATTATTTAAGAATGAGGCAGCAGACTTATTGTTTCATTATTTAATATTGTTGCAGGCAAAAGGATTTAAGCTGGAAGATATTATTGCTATATTAAAAGAACGCCATAAATAA
- the hisA gene encoding 1-(5-phosphoribosyl)-5-[(5-phosphoribosylamino)methylideneamino]imidazole-4-carboxamide isomerase, with the protein MEIIPAIDIINGKCVRLTKGDYAQQKVYNDNPVEVAKQFEDAGIKRLHVVDLDGAKAGKIVNLNVLEAIVKQTKLIIDFGGGVKTITDVGNIINAGAAIVTIGSLAVKQPQVLEEWLLEFGADKFLIGADVLDEKIKISGWLEDGGIDIFSFIGKMIALGVNNIFCTDISKDGVLQGPSIELYEKIMEQHPEVSLIASGGVSKMEDVIQLKEIGCSGAIIGKAIYEGRITLEQLTIKN; encoded by the coding sequence ATGGAAATCATTCCGGCAATAGATATAATCAATGGTAAATGTGTTCGTCTTACAAAAGGCGATTACGCACAACAGAAAGTGTATAATGATAATCCTGTTGAAGTAGCAAAACAATTTGAAGATGCAGGAATAAAGCGACTGCATGTAGTGGACTTAGATGGAGCAAAAGCCGGAAAGATCGTAAACCTAAACGTGCTGGAAGCAATTGTTAAACAAACAAAATTGATCATCGATTTTGGCGGAGGTGTAAAGACCATTACTGATGTAGGAAATATTATTAATGCAGGAGCGGCGATCGTTACAATTGGTAGCTTAGCAGTAAAGCAACCACAAGTATTGGAAGAGTGGTTGCTGGAGTTTGGTGCGGATAAATTTTTAATTGGTGCCGATGTATTGGATGAAAAAATAAAGATCAGCGGTTGGTTGGAAGATGGAGGGATTGATATTTTCAGTTTTATCGGGAAGATGATCGCGTTAGGAGTAAACAATATTTTTTGTACGGATATTTCTAAAGATGGCGTATTGCAAGGTCCATCGATTGAGCTTTATGAAAAAATAATGGAACAACATCCTGAAGTGAGTTTGATCGCAAGTGGTGGAGTTAGTAAAATGGAAGACGTTATTCAATTAAAAGAAATTGGTTGTAGCGGAGCGATTATCGGGAAAGCTATTTATGAAGGGAGAATTACGTTGGAACAATTAACAATTAAAAATTGA
- the hisF gene encoding imidazole glycerol phosphate synthase subunit HisF: MLTKRIIPCLDIKEGRTVKGVNFVDIRDAGDPVELAMLYSQQGADELVFLDITATVEKRKTLVELVKRVAAAINIPFTVGGGISTVEDVSVLLKNGADKVSVNTSAYKNPQLINDLSKAFGSQCVVLAIDTKKEEDGEWYVYLNGGRTKTETKAIDWAKQAVELGAGEILLTSMNNDGTKGGFALDITGILSNMLSVPVIASGGAGKMEHFKEVFENANADAALAASIFHYKEIGIPELKEYLSVNDVNVRV; this comes from the coding sequence GTGTTAACAAAGAGAATCATACCATGTTTGGATATTAAAGAAGGAAGAACCGTTAAGGGTGTAAACTTTGTTGATATTCGTGATGCAGGAGATCCTGTTGAACTGGCAATGCTATACTCGCAGCAAGGTGCAGATGAATTAGTGTTTTTAGATATTACTGCTACTGTTGAAAAACGTAAAACGTTAGTTGAATTAGTTAAACGGGTAGCTGCTGCCATAAATATTCCGTTTACAGTGGGTGGTGGAATATCAACAGTAGAAGACGTTTCAGTGTTATTGAAAAATGGAGCAGACAAGGTTTCAGTAAATACATCAGCCTATAAAAATCCACAGTTAATAAACGATCTGAGCAAAGCATTTGGTAGTCAATGTGTGGTTTTGGCAATTGATACAAAAAAAGAAGAGGACGGCGAATGGTATGTTTACTTAAATGGTGGAAGAACAAAAACAGAAACCAAAGCTATTGACTGGGCAAAGCAAGCAGTTGAATTAGGCGCAGGAGAAATATTGCTTACATCAATGAATAATGATGGAACAAAAGGTGGCTTTGCATTGGATATAACAGGTATCTTATCGAATATGCTTTCTGTTCCGGTAATAGCAAGCGGAGGAGCCGGGAAAATGGAGCATTTTAAAGAAGTGTTTGAAAATGCCAATGCTGATGCGGCTTTAGCAGCAAGCATCTTTCATTATAAAGAAATTGGTATTCCTGAATTGAAAGAATATTTATCGGTAAATGATGTAAATGTTCGGGTATGA
- a CDS encoding TrmH family RNA methyltransferase yields the protein MTPERNDRLTSVLNKRQPGLTVVLENVFDPHNISAVMRTCDAVGIQDIYILNNKIPPHKKWGAKSSSSAAKWLTIHQFTDANECFVQLRKNYKKIYATHLSSDAVSLHELNLTEPVALIFGNEHSGVSDELLAMCDGNFIIPQVGIIKSLNISVACAVTVYEAFRQKQNAGHYNELQLSPERLKSLQTDWGFIDDAQ from the coding sequence ATGACTCCTGAACGTAACGATCGCCTTACCTCAGTATTAAACAAGCGCCAACCCGGTTTAACCGTTGTGCTGGAAAATGTTTTCGATCCGCATAATATTTCTGCGGTTATGCGTACCTGTGATGCAGTAGGAATACAGGATATTTATATACTCAACAATAAAATACCACCGCATAAAAAATGGGGAGCAAAAAGTTCTTCCAGTGCAGCCAAATGGTTAACCATTCACCAGTTTACGGATGCCAATGAATGCTTTGTACAATTGCGTAAAAACTATAAAAAAATTTATGCAACGCATTTAAGCAGTGACGCTGTTTCTTTACATGAATTGAATTTGACGGAACCTGTTGCCTTAATATTTGGTAATGAACATAGTGGAGTAAGCGATGAATTATTAGCTATGTGCGATGGTAATTTTATCATTCCTCAGGTTGGTATAATAAAATCGTTGAATATTTCTGTGGCATGCGCTGTTACTGTTTATGAAGCTTTTCGACAAAAGCAAAATGCAGGACATTATAATGAGCTACAATTGTCTCCTGAAAGATTAAAAAGCTTACAAACAGATTGGGGCTTTATTGACGATGCTCAATAA
- a CDS encoding inorganic diphosphatase produces the protein MYVLHPWHGASYGKKVPEVVNGLIEIPQGSRAKYEIDKTTGLLKLDRVVYSSFHYPINYGFIPQTLGLDGDPLDILVMCSESIQPLCMVEATVIGNMQMIDNGEEDDKIIAVATKDPTVNHITDIDELPKHFIAVLKNYFEQYKVLENKVVEIDDFQNKQYAYNIIEDAIKLYQKTFPAK, from the coding sequence ATGTACGTTCTTCATCCATGGCACGGCGCATCTTACGGTAAAAAAGTGCCTGAAGTTGTAAATGGTTTAATTGAAATTCCGCAAGGTTCCCGGGCGAAATACGAAATTGATAAAACAACCGGCTTATTAAAATTAGACCGTGTGGTGTATTCTTCTTTCCACTATCCTATTAATTATGGATTTATTCCGCAAACTTTGGGTTTGGATGGAGATCCATTGGACATTTTGGTCATGTGCTCTGAAAGTATTCAGCCCTTATGTATGGTAGAAGCCACAGTTATTGGAAACATGCAGATGATCGATAATGGCGAAGAAGATGATAAAATAATTGCGGTAGCCACCAAAGATCCAACTGTAAATCATATCACAGATATCGATGAGTTACCGAAGCACTTCATTGCCGTTTTGAAAAATTATTTTGAGCAATACAAAGTGCTGGAAAATAAAGTAGTGGAGATTGATGATTTTCAAAATAAGCAATATGCCTATAATATTATTGAAGATGCGATCAAACTGTATCAAAAAACTTTTCCGGCTAAATAA
- the hisD gene encoding histidinol dehydrogenase has translation MNNVFINPSQAQWNEILKRPTIDNKSLEATVAAILEDVKQHGDAAIKKYTTKFDGVELSDLKVTEAEINEAIGLVSDELKEAIELAKKNITVFHESQKEAVRQIQTTKHVLCWRKPVAIQKVGLYIPGGTAPLFSTLLMLGIPATIAGCSEIVVCTPSDKKGKVNPVILYVAQLIGLKNIYKVGGVQAIAAMAYGTKTVSQVYKIFGPGNQYVTCAKQLINKDGIAIDMPAGPSEVAVYADETSEAAFVAADLLSQAEHGVDSQVLLVANSQTIIDKVKKEIKIQLSLLSRKEIAEKSLANSRFVVMENADTAFDLLNEYAAEHLIIASDNAKKLSELVVNAGSVFLGHYSPESVGDYASGTNHTLPTNGYAKAYSGVSLDSFVKKITFQQLNKEGIKNIGSAVEAMAAAEGLDAHKNAVSIRLKNL, from the coding sequence ATGAATAATGTTTTTATAAATCCATCTCAAGCGCAATGGAACGAAATTTTAAAGCGACCAACGATCGATAATAAATCGTTGGAAGCAACTGTTGCTGCTATATTGGAAGATGTGAAGCAGCATGGCGATGCTGCAATAAAAAAGTACACAACAAAATTTGATGGCGTTGAATTGAGTGATTTAAAAGTAACTGAAGCAGAAATTAATGAAGCAATTGGTTTAGTTAGTGACGAATTAAAAGAAGCAATCGAATTAGCCAAGAAGAATATTACGGTTTTTCACGAAAGTCAAAAGGAGGCAGTAAGGCAAATTCAAACTACTAAGCATGTTTTATGTTGGCGTAAACCGGTTGCTATTCAAAAAGTTGGATTGTATATTCCGGGAGGCACAGCGCCTTTATTTTCTACATTGTTGATGCTAGGAATACCTGCTACTATAGCGGGTTGTAGCGAGATCGTAGTTTGTACTCCTTCAGATAAAAAAGGCAAAGTAAATCCTGTAATATTATATGTAGCGCAATTGATAGGATTAAAAAATATTTATAAGGTCGGTGGCGTGCAGGCAATTGCGGCAATGGCTTACGGAACGAAAACTGTATCGCAGGTATACAAAATTTTTGGCCCGGGTAATCAATATGTAACCTGCGCTAAGCAATTAATAAATAAAGATGGTATTGCGATCGACATGCCGGCGGGCCCAAGTGAAGTAGCAGTATATGCTGATGAAACTTCTGAAGCAGCTTTTGTGGCGGCCGATCTGTTAAGCCAGGCAGAACATGGTGTAGATAGCCAGGTTTTGTTGGTGGCTAATTCACAAACAATAATTGATAAAGTAAAAAAAGAGATCAAAATACAGTTATCGTTATTATCCCGAAAAGAGATTGCAGAAAAATCGTTGGCAAATAGTCGTTTTGTTGTGATGGAAAATGCGGATACAGCTTTTGATCTTTTGAATGAATATGCAGCAGAGCATTTAATAATTGCCAGTGATAATGCTAAGAAATTATCAGAACTCGTGGTAAATGCAGGAAGTGTTTTCTTGGGACATTATTCTCCTGAGAGTGTGGGGGATTATGCATCTGGCACCAATCACACATTGCCGACTAATGGCTATGCAAAGGCATACAGCGGCGTATCGTTAGATAGTTTTGTAAAGAAGATAACCTTTCAACAATTAAATAAAGAAGGAATTAAAAATATCGGAAGCGCTGTAGAAGCAATGGCTGCTGCAGAAGGATTAGATGCTCATAAGAACGCAGTAAGTATCAGGTTAAAAAATTTGTAA
- the hisB gene encoding bifunctional histidinol-phosphatase/imidazoleglycerol-phosphate dehydratase HisB, translated as MSKKILFIDRDGVLIKEAPPTYQIDSFDKLVFYPGVFSYLSRIAVELDFKLVMVSNQDGLGTASFPEETFLPVQNFILNSLSNEGIQFDDVFIDRTFAKDNAPTRKPGTAMLTKFINNPEYDLANSFVIGDRITDVQLAKNLGCKAIWLSNDVSLGAKEIKDAIETLRKDTVALETPNWKDIYEFLKLPPRIVKHTRNTNETKIDIELNLDGTGKADIKTGLAFFDHMLDQIARHGSIDLNVECKGDLHIDEHHTIEDIGIALGEAFLKALGNKKGIERYGFLLPMDDCLAQVAIDFGGRNWIVWEAEFKREKIGEMPTEMFFHFFKSFSDAAKANLNIKAEGDNEHHKIEAIFKAFAKAIKMAVKRDINNNSLPSTKGVL; from the coding sequence ATGAGTAAGAAGATATTGTTTATAGACAGAGATGGTGTTTTAATAAAAGAAGCACCGCCAACTTATCAAATAGATTCATTTGATAAACTTGTTTTTTATCCGGGTGTATTCAGTTATTTATCAAGAATAGCTGTAGAACTGGATTTTAAGCTGGTGATGGTAAGCAACCAGGATGGATTAGGAACTGCATCTTTTCCGGAAGAAACCTTTTTGCCGGTTCAAAATTTTATTCTCAATAGCTTATCAAACGAAGGGATACAGTTTGATGATGTATTTATTGATAGAACTTTTGCAAAAGATAATGCACCTACGCGTAAGCCGGGTACAGCAATGTTAACTAAATTCATCAACAATCCTGAATACGATCTTGCGAATTCTTTTGTTATTGGCGATAGAATAACCGATGTTCAATTGGCAAAGAATTTAGGTTGTAAAGCCATTTGGTTAAGTAATGATGTTTCATTGGGAGCAAAAGAAATTAAAGATGCTATAGAAACACTTCGAAAAGATACTGTAGCGTTGGAAACACCCAACTGGAAGGATATCTATGAATTTTTAAAATTACCCCCGCGAATAGTAAAGCATACAAGAAATACCAATGAAACAAAGATCGATATTGAGCTAAATTTAGATGGAACAGGAAAAGCTGATATAAAAACGGGGTTAGCATTTTTTGATCACATGCTGGATCAAATTGCCCGTCATGGAAGTATTGATTTGAATGTTGAATGTAAAGGAGATCTGCATATTGATGAACACCACACGATAGAAGACATAGGGATTGCTTTAGGCGAAGCATTTTTAAAAGCATTAGGTAATAAGAAAGGCATAGAACGATATGGCTTTTTATTGCCAATGGATGATTGCTTGGCACAAGTTGCTATTGATTTCGGTGGAAGAAACTGGATCGTTTGGGAAGCTGAATTTAAAAGAGAAAAGATTGGAGAAATGCCGACAGAGATGTTCTTCCATTTCTTTAAATCATTCAGTGATGCAGCAAAAGCAAATCTCAATATCAAAGCCGAAGGTGATAATGAGCATCATAAAATAGAAGCTATTTTCAAAGCGTTTGCAAAGGCAATTAAAATGGCAGTTAAAAGAGATATTAATAATAATTCATTACCCTCAACAAAAGGAGTGCTGTGA